A single genomic interval of Flammeovirga agarivorans harbors:
- a CDS encoding carbohydrate binding domain-containing protein — MKSYKNIFLSILAGFSIVTACNQEDDVIPYGDFTDIAVFSPASGGVTVQVEGTASFADGSRGTTSRLWTVPNPSYFINNDTSELTEDIAHIRFMEVGRIPVNLHLEFADSTLNYDSTLMVTVLDSITADISVENIQGNFTEQDGKLVIEAGSIVTLKDTSSGNPDTYEWILEGFEDEAYTSKSIDLLYKKLGVFDVQLVSSRVKPYGRPDTLLLTDFIEVIPSTLPIVVTEVSETDMGVIQLQFSRDLDVFSNEIGNFTVMIDETTPATIQGLALNSDDASILEITVEEDILNSQTATVSYNADNGALRSSDFVDVETFTDLAIDIFAVEVFTTNNDFESGELSPFGAPFVENAGAGGTGSAAILTGSAASGEHSLGITMGESTRMSFAMVDGFFPVEKDKVYAFEFWIKVDENPSNFEMTVRFMPSDGWNDGYKQWFGSCCTNQLKTENNGTWQKITMLTDKNPPADWEATKIHFQLFSGAGGQSKIEIDNMRFYEYEVGPTE, encoded by the coding sequence ATGAAATCATATAAAAATATATTTTTAAGCATTCTAGCAGGCTTTTCGATAGTAACAGCCTGTAACCAAGAAGATGATGTGATTCCTTATGGTGACTTTACTGACATTGCTGTTTTCTCCCCTGCTTCTGGGGGAGTAACAGTACAAGTAGAAGGCACAGCATCTTTTGCAGATGGTTCTAGAGGAACAACTTCTAGGTTATGGACTGTCCCTAACCCTTCGTACTTTATCAATAACGATACTTCTGAATTAACAGAAGACATTGCACATATTCGCTTTATGGAAGTTGGTCGAATTCCTGTCAACTTACATTTAGAATTTGCAGATAGTACATTGAACTACGACTCTACTTTAATGGTAACTGTTTTAGATTCTATCACAGCAGACATTTCAGTAGAAAATATTCAAGGTAATTTCACTGAGCAAGACGGAAAATTGGTTATCGAAGCTGGTTCTATTGTAACATTAAAAGATACCAGTTCTGGAAATCCTGATACTTATGAGTGGATCTTAGAAGGTTTTGAAGACGAAGCATATACGTCAAAATCTATTGACCTTCTTTATAAGAAATTGGGTGTATTTGATGTACAATTAGTTTCTTCTAGAGTGAAGCCTTACGGCCGCCCAGATACATTACTTCTTACTGATTTTATTGAAGTAATTCCTTCAACTCTTCCAATTGTTGTGACAGAAGTAAGTGAAACTGATATGGGTGTAATTCAACTACAGTTCAGTAGAGACTTAGATGTTTTCAGTAACGAAATTGGGAACTTTACTGTAATGATTGATGAAACTACTCCAGCTACTATTCAAGGTTTAGCGTTGAATAGTGATGATGCAAGTATCTTAGAAATTACAGTTGAAGAAGATATTTTAAATTCTCAGACAGCAACCGTTTCATACAATGCAGACAATGGTGCATTAAGATCGTCTGACTTTGTGGATGTTGAAACATTCACAGATTTAGCTATCGATATCTTTGCTGTTGAGGTATTTACGACAAACAATGACTTTGAATCTGGTGAATTATCTCCATTTGGTGCTCCATTTGTTGAAAATGCAGGTGCAGGAGGTACAGGCAGTGCAGCCATTTTAACAGGATCTGCTGCTAGTGGCGAACATTCATTGGGTATTACAATGGGAGAAAGTACAAGAATGTCATTCGCAATGGTCGACGGCTTCTTCCCTGTTGAAAAGGACAAAGTATACGCATTCGAATTCTGGATCAAAGTAGATGAGAATCCATCGAATTTTGAAATGACGGTAAGATTTATGCCATCTGATGGATGGAATGATGGTTACAAACAATGGTTTGGTAGCTGCTGTACAAATCAGTTAAAAACTGAAAACAACGGTACATGGCAAAAAATCACAATGTTAACTGATAAAAATCCTCCTGCAGATTGGGAGGCAACAAAA
- a CDS encoding RagB/SusD family nutrient uptake outer membrane protein: protein MKYISKIVLGFFFTATLFSCSDYFDVDNPNTITEDSFWQNGEDAFKGLMASYSALQHSGSMGGTSTTNLPVRSDTGRPNNWNAGAQALQKLSFNDNTNVVKEKWSDLYTGILRTNQVINNVPDIEMDEEEKTLFIAEARFLRGLYYYWLFSTYNHGNIIVHLTVPNSKEDFAKPLSDREEVLAIIIEDLKFAQENLPETWEDNMLGRATWGAATSVLGQVYINEHEYQLAHDEFKKVVDRTDLYQLTPEISWNFDIEHEFNSESIFEVVFSAVQKAGSSGYVDDGPTGSEGTTRARTLAPGPAGGWRIVMPSYWMTMQFREEEMDPNDSRNEGRAFSLRAEASIAMADDGTTFYQKEVATAGFNNNEASYLRKYQNHWNDNDGLGQIANSGINERVIRLADVYLLYAECLLQLNGDAGVNESVRLINLIRARSGVVQLDPIEYSSRSLMEHIMWTERPLELMFEGHDTRWVDLRRWDKIQEQYDRLSDLEFIIEEKVLRYATFDDLGVTTLKEYGEGSDAYTPDTHNYFPIPVDETLTNPNIGESSSN, encoded by the coding sequence ATGAAATATATATCAAAAATAGTTCTTGGGTTTTTCTTCACCGCTACATTATTTAGTTGTAGTGATTACTTCGATGTAGATAACCCAAACACAATTACAGAAGATTCTTTCTGGCAAAATGGAGAGGATGCATTTAAAGGTTTAATGGCTTCTTACAGTGCCTTACAACACTCTGGTTCTATGGGAGGTACATCTACTACTAACCTTCCTGTAAGATCAGATACAGGAAGACCCAACAACTGGAATGCTGGAGCACAAGCTTTACAAAAATTATCTTTCAATGATAATACAAATGTAGTAAAGGAAAAGTGGTCAGATTTATATACTGGTATTCTAAGAACCAATCAGGTGATCAATAATGTCCCTGATATTGAGATGGACGAAGAAGAAAAAACACTTTTCATTGCTGAAGCTAGATTCTTGAGAGGTTTATATTATTACTGGTTATTCAGTACGTATAACCATGGTAATATCATTGTTCACTTAACTGTTCCGAACTCAAAAGAAGATTTTGCTAAACCACTTTCAGACAGAGAAGAAGTTTTAGCGATCATTATTGAAGACTTGAAGTTTGCTCAAGAAAACCTTCCTGAAACTTGGGAAGACAATATGTTAGGTAGAGCAACTTGGGGAGCTGCCACTTCGGTGTTAGGTCAAGTATATATCAACGAACATGAATACCAACTTGCTCATGATGAGTTCAAGAAAGTAGTAGATAGAACAGATTTATACCAACTAACTCCTGAGATTTCTTGGAACTTTGATATTGAGCATGAATTCAACTCAGAATCTATCTTTGAAGTCGTTTTCTCTGCAGTACAAAAAGCAGGTTCTTCAGGATATGTAGATGATGGTCCAACAGGTTCTGAAGGAACAACAAGAGCAAGAACATTAGCTCCAGGTCCTGCAGGTGGATGGAGAATTGTAATGCCATCTTATTGGATGACTATGCAATTTAGAGAAGAAGAAATGGATCCTAATGATAGCAGAAACGAAGGTAGAGCATTCTCTCTAAGAGCAGAAGCATCTATTGCTATGGCAGATGATGGTACTACCTTCTATCAAAAAGAAGTAGCTACTGCAGGTTTTAATAACAACGAAGCTTCTTACTTAAGAAAATACCAAAACCACTGGAATGATAATGATGGTTTAGGTCAAATTGCCAACTCGGGTATTAATGAGAGAGTAATTCGTTTAGCAGATGTGTACTTATTATATGCTGAATGTTTATTACAATTAAACGGAGATGCAGGTGTAAATGAGTCTGTTCGTTTAATCAACTTAATTCGTGCTCGTTCAGGAGTTGTTCAGTTAGACCCGATTGAGTATAGTTCTCGTTCGTTAATGGAACATATCATGTGGACTGAAAGACCATTAGAATTAATGTTCGAAGGACATGATACTCGTTGGGTAGATTTAAGAAGATGGGATAAAATCCAAGAACAATATGACCGTTTGTCTGATTTGGAATTTATTATTGAAGAGAAAGTTTTACGTTATGCCACATTCGATGATTTGGGTGTAACTACTTTAAAGGAGTATGGAGAAGGCTCAGATGCTTATACTCCAGATACTCATAATTATTTCCCTATCCCAGTTGATGAGACCTTGACCAATCCAAATATTGGTGAAAGTAGTAGCAACTAA
- a CDS encoding SusC/RagA family TonB-linked outer membrane protein, whose protein sequence is MSFYSTKTTLLKCLGILSLLVLFSSFNLYAQDLIIRGNIVDEEKTPLIGAYVIVKGTTIGTVTDLNGNFELKAPNKESTIVVSSIGYQTLELAIGERTTFNIVLPFDTEALDEVVVIGYGEQEKREVTGAITQVKSEDLDKLATSDIGTALQGQMAGVSVRAASGSPGANSTITIRGVTSFQDGGSEPLYVVDGVTYTTNPNISPQEIESIEVLKDGASAAIYGSRASAGVILITTKRGEKGSLKVNFDSYYGVQKITSGIPLANTVESLYINKITNLGKESGIFNPLEQAPNGLYYNTDWLKELQQDNAPIQNYSLRLSGGSEYLTYNITGTIFDQQGVLIGSAYGRQTLRANTTFKKNKFKFQVNMGLNNSQKDNEPWALQYDAIKQAPYRQGISAGGSDYVVPGANPENMGQFIGKLNEVNETRTNGYNGNAILSYEFFSGFKLNANIGGSVSRNENKWFKPTYSIYDQNGEYILNASNPISELKYTDYEYTRTIQEYTATYNKKFGKHKVGVVAGVTFESAQASKIFIHGADFPSNDAQSMGAANEFRASDERYSKSKNIGMLGRVQYNYDNRYLFSASIRRDGSSRFHSDNNHNWGLFPSVSAGWNISEEKFWEPIKKTVSNFKIRYGYGETGSDKAGQGLQNLMADLPYQSIITPQVDYTLGKEGSDNLYYGSTAPTFVDRNIKWETNVSQNIGIDTEFLEGRITFSADIYRAEKRDMLLAVKIPPSTGATSANNYDLVWQNVGNLSNEGIELALGYNNHIGDVHFQVNGTFTKNNNKVIALAPSVESVSGGEPIMVRGSEPTTFLKPGYTAGSFFLIPTEGTIKTEEELKAYQELVPSARLGDLKYVDTDNSGDINQDDRQYMGSGTPQWEAGLSLNVSYKGVDLGIQLFGAYGSKVFNGSRAYSYLVKRNKELTNAWQPSNPTSEIPTPRDEIEHFNTRTFSDYFLEDGSYLRIQNISLGYTFPKKWMERIKVGSLRVYGSAQNPFTFTNYNGFDPEVGSQNIFLRGVDRGNYPISAIYRGGLSLQF, encoded by the coding sequence ATGAGTTTTTATTCTACAAAAACAACGCTATTAAAATGCTTGGGGATACTGTCCCTTTTAGTATTGTTTTCATCTTTCAATCTATATGCCCAAGACTTAATAATCAGAGGTAATATTGTAGATGAAGAGAAGACACCATTAATTGGTGCTTACGTAATCGTAAAAGGTACTACTATAGGTACCGTTACAGATTTGAATGGTAATTTTGAATTGAAAGCACCAAATAAAGAATCTACAATTGTAGTATCATCAATTGGCTATCAAACATTAGAGTTAGCTATCGGTGAAAGAACTACATTCAACATCGTTCTTCCTTTCGATACGGAAGCATTGGATGAAGTTGTCGTAATTGGTTACGGTGAACAAGAAAAAAGAGAAGTAACTGGTGCCATCACTCAAGTGAAATCTGAAGATCTAGACAAATTGGCTACTTCAGATATTGGTACTGCATTACAAGGTCAAATGGCCGGTGTAAGTGTTAGAGCTGCTTCAGGTTCTCCTGGTGCTAACTCAACAATTACAATTAGAGGTGTAACCTCATTCCAAGATGGTGGTTCAGAACCTTTATATGTTGTGGACGGTGTAACGTATACTACCAATCCCAACATCTCCCCTCAGGAAATCGAATCTATTGAAGTATTAAAAGATGGTGCTTCTGCTGCGATTTATGGATCAAGAGCATCTGCCGGTGTTATCTTAATCACGACAAAACGTGGTGAGAAAGGTTCGCTTAAAGTGAATTTTGATTCTTACTATGGTGTTCAAAAAATTACTTCAGGTATTCCTTTAGCAAATACAGTGGAGTCGTTATACATTAACAAGATCACCAACTTAGGTAAAGAGTCTGGTATTTTCAACCCACTAGAGCAAGCTCCAAACGGTTTATATTATAACACAGACTGGTTAAAAGAGCTACAACAAGATAATGCTCCGATACAAAACTACAGTTTAAGACTTTCAGGTGGTTCTGAGTACTTAACATATAACATTACAGGTACTATCTTCGATCAGCAAGGGGTACTTATTGGTTCTGCTTATGGTAGACAAACTTTAAGAGCAAACACTACATTCAAGAAAAATAAATTTAAGTTCCAAGTAAACATGGGCTTAAACAATAGCCAAAAAGACAACGAACCATGGGCATTACAATATGATGCTATTAAGCAAGCTCCTTACCGTCAAGGTATTTCAGCGGGTGGTTCTGATTATGTTGTTCCTGGTGCCAACCCAGAAAATATGGGTCAGTTTATTGGTAAGTTAAACGAGGTAAATGAAACAAGAACAAATGGTTATAATGGTAATGCAATCTTATCTTATGAATTTTTCAGTGGATTTAAATTGAATGCCAACATTGGTGGATCTGTATCAAGAAATGAAAATAAATGGTTTAAGCCTACTTACTCTATTTATGATCAAAATGGTGAGTATATTTTAAATGCTTCTAACCCAATTTCTGAATTGAAATATACGGACTATGAATACACAAGAACAATTCAGGAATATACTGCCACTTACAATAAGAAATTTGGTAAGCATAAAGTTGGTGTAGTAGCTGGTGTGACTTTCGAATCAGCTCAGGCTAGTAAAATCTTTATCCATGGTGCGGACTTCCCAAGCAACGATGCTCAATCTATGGGTGCTGCCAACGAGTTTAGAGCTTCTGATGAACGTTATTCGAAATCGAAAAATATCGGTATGTTAGGTAGAGTTCAATACAACTATGATAACAGATATTTATTTAGTGCATCAATAAGAAGAGATGGATCATCAAGATTCCATTCTGATAACAACCACAACTGGGGTTTATTCCCATCAGTTTCTGCAGGTTGGAATATTTCAGAAGAAAAATTCTGGGAGCCTATCAAAAAGACAGTATCGAATTTTAAAATTCGATATGGTTATGGTGAAACAGGTAGTGATAAAGCGGGTCAAGGTTTACAGAACTTAATGGCTGACCTACCTTACCAATCGATCATCACACCACAGGTAGATTATACTTTAGGTAAAGAAGGTAGTGATAATTTATACTACGGTTCCACTGCTCCTACTTTCGTTGATCGTAATATCAAATGGGAAACGAACGTATCACAAAACATTGGTATCGACACTGAATTTTTGGAAGGTAGAATTACTTTCTCAGCAGATATCTACAGAGCAGAAAAAAGAGACATGCTTTTAGCTGTGAAGATTCCTCCATCAACTGGTGCTACTTCGGCCAACAACTACGATTTAGTATGGCAAAATGTAGGTAACCTTTCTAATGAAGGTATTGAATTAGCATTAGGTTATAACAACCACATTGGTGATGTACACTTCCAAGTGAATGGTACTTTCACTAAAAACAACAACAAAGTAATTGCACTAGCTCCTTCAGTAGAATCAGTTTCAGGTGGTGAGCCAATCATGGTAAGAGGTAGTGAACCTACTACATTCTTAAAGCCAGGATATACTGCGGGGTCATTTTTCCTAATTCCAACAGAAGGAACGATCAAAACTGAAGAAGAATTGAAAGCATATCAAGAGCTTGTTCCTTCAGCAAGATTAGGAGACCTTAAGTATGTTGATACGGATAATAGCGGCGATATTAACCAGGATGATAGACAATATATGGGTAGCGGTACACCTCAATGGGAAGCAGGTTTAAGCCTTAATGTAAGCTATAAAGGTGTTGACTTAGGTATTCAATTATTTGGAGCATATGGATCAAAAGTATTCAATGGATCTAGAGCTTATTCTTACTTAGTGAAGAGAAACAAAGAATTGACAAATGCTTGGCAACCATCTAACCCGACTTCAGAGATTCCTACACCAAGAGACGAAATTGAGCATTTCAATACAAGAACATTCTCAGACTATTTCTTGGAAGACGGTTCTTACTTAAGAATCCAGAATATCTCATTGGGTTATACATTCCCTAAGAAATGGATGGAAAGAATTAAAGTTGGTAGTTTAAGAGTATATGGTAGTGCTCAAAACCCATTCACTTTCACTAACTACAACGGTTTTGATCCAGAAGTGGGTTCACAAAACATATTCTTAAGAGGTGTGGATAGAGGTAATTATCCTATCTCAGCAATCTATAGAGGTGGTCTTTCATTACAATTCTAA
- a CDS encoding hybrid sensor histidine kinase/response regulator transcription factor: MELLSLKTKALLRIFLFVVGACLQGTISYAINKDIVFSHYTTKQGLSQNDVNCIFQDKSGLMWIGTNDGFSRFDGYEFKNYRMDTHGLPSNLINSICEDNYGNLWIGSTDAGLFRFNLETEKFSFFANTKTSPKLITHNNITNLVKDPSGNLWFGNSKGLNKVLHQHINDEKIVVEKFYHNPHNHESILSNYITNLFVDHYGNLWVGSKRGIQLLINPDEKGQYSIFKRFNKSEENSVLSVIEGQNCLLVSYFDGIYQLKVKGIGDSKGEFKKVSDIKSECLLSDDNGIIWAGTSDGLYQLKFDDMRNSLDVIGYQNSHNNQFVNSNIITALYKDQLGVIWIGTNGSGINKYNPRRKKFRHIKKGERSSDLTYNKIRGVYQDEFDRIWIGTEGAGINVIDNNEIKEINVAPNKKSQNVVYAIDQFQDQLIFGIGYPLKTLAIDIKEALQLNVKSSKYVLHPDTHSNSTFDVQNDGDSILWLATYGGGLIRGHLEGKKMVWSYPEILDNDDDRIEIIRSLMIDSHGNLWVGTNQGVVFVSREEKNKEKPRFQVIQHIDDDNSSLSYNYVLPIFEASNGQIWIGTMGGGLNIYEPKKSDIQHITFSKLSTNDGLPSNVIKSILEDDYGNLWVASNKGLSKINLENRSIKNFDVTDGLQDDEFGELSAFKLNNGELLFGGVNGINIFKPHEIIDDNTIANVIFTQLKVLNKEIHTYDEFDGNLILKAALQNTKAIELHHDQNSFSVKFASLHYGASENNHYKYKLVGFDDNWIVADVEQREAKYTNLSPGEYTLLVKASNADNIWNPNPIELKVTVLPPWWMSWWAKIIYFGILVAAIFFFSRYSIITARKKSQLEMEKFEREKLEDLSQLKLQFFTNISHELRTPLTLIHTPIEQLIKKGSLLSASEREKSYQLIFKNVEHLMRLVNQLLDFRKVEQGQMKLQLSRGNWSTFIEQVYYSFKEFAEHENIAFVIERPENDIHGFMDHDKLEKILYNLLSNAFKFTYNGEIKLSITQKDNKAVIQLKDTGIGISAEKLDYLFNRFYQVSNLKTAKNRGTGIGLAFTKSLVDLHHGTINVESTVNIGTTFTLEFPLERDAFSPEEIVDLAPVATNEEEQNAQEEDELDVSAKQKILVIDDNHSIRDLLKGLLEDDYEVYTAEDGQKGLQKAKEVMPNLVLSDIMMPIMDGYELTKSIRDDDQLCHLPIILLTAKNSEDSKLKGYEYGVDAYVTKPFNSDVLLARIHALIENRKNQQKKFRTKVDVTPSEITFTSIDEKFLKKLVSIVEENISDSEFTVDKLATEYGATPIRLNQKLKALTGQTAKGFIRNIRLKRAAQMLKLGRYSVSDVTYEVGFNDLKYFRNCFKKEFGIPPSTYLKEASEENNSISMENIELQD; the protein is encoded by the coding sequence ATGGAATTACTATCTCTAAAAACCAAAGCACTACTCCGTATCTTTCTGTTTGTAGTAGGTGCTTGTTTACAAGGAACTATTTCATATGCTATTAACAAGGATATTGTATTCTCTCATTACACAACCAAACAAGGTCTGTCGCAAAATGATGTGAACTGTATCTTTCAAGATAAGTCTGGGTTAATGTGGATTGGCACTAACGATGGCTTTAGCAGGTTTGATGGATATGAGTTTAAAAACTATAGAATGGACACCCATGGTCTACCATCAAATTTGATCAATTCAATTTGTGAGGACAACTATGGTAACCTATGGATAGGTTCTACCGATGCTGGCCTTTTTAGGTTTAACTTGGAAACAGAAAAGTTTTCATTCTTTGCCAATACAAAGACATCGCCGAAACTAATCACTCATAATAATATCACCAATCTAGTAAAAGACCCAAGTGGTAACTTATGGTTTGGTAATTCAAAAGGTCTAAATAAAGTTCTTCATCAACATATTAATGATGAAAAGATTGTCGTCGAAAAATTCTATCATAACCCACATAATCATGAAAGCATTTTATCCAATTATATCACTAACCTATTTGTAGACCATTATGGCAACTTATGGGTTGGCAGTAAAAGAGGGATTCAACTCTTAATTAACCCCGACGAGAAAGGACAATACAGTATATTCAAACGATTCAATAAGTCTGAAGAAAATAGTGTACTCTCTGTTATCGAAGGTCAAAACTGTTTATTGGTCTCTTATTTTGATGGTATTTACCAGCTAAAAGTAAAAGGAATTGGTGATAGTAAAGGAGAGTTCAAGAAAGTAAGTGATATTAAATCAGAATGTCTGCTAAGTGATGATAACGGAATCATTTGGGCAGGAACAAGCGATGGTTTATATCAATTGAAATTTGATGACATGCGTAACTCTTTGGATGTTATCGGCTATCAAAACAGCCATAATAACCAATTTGTCAATTCTAATATCATCACTGCGCTGTACAAAGATCAGTTAGGTGTAATTTGGATTGGCACAAACGGTAGTGGTATCAATAAGTATAACCCAAGAAGAAAGAAATTTAGACATATCAAAAAAGGAGAACGCAGCTCTGACCTAACCTACAATAAAATTAGAGGTGTATACCAAGATGAATTCGATAGAATTTGGATCGGTACTGAAGGTGCAGGCATTAACGTTATTGATAATAATGAAATTAAGGAAATTAATGTTGCTCCCAATAAGAAATCACAAAATGTAGTTTACGCCATTGATCAATTCCAAGATCAATTAATTTTTGGTATCGGCTATCCCTTAAAAACACTTGCCATTGATATCAAGGAGGCACTTCAACTGAATGTCAAATCTTCAAAATATGTATTGCACCCAGATACTCACAGTAATTCGACGTTTGATGTGCAAAATGATGGAGACTCAATTCTTTGGTTAGCCACATATGGTGGAGGCTTGATCAGAGGTCATTTAGAAGGAAAAAAAATGGTTTGGTCTTATCCTGAAATATTAGACAATGATGACGATCGAATTGAAATTATCAGAAGTCTAATGATAGACAGTCATGGTAACTTATGGGTAGGTACAAACCAAGGAGTTGTCTTTGTTTCTAGAGAAGAAAAAAATAAAGAAAAACCTCGTTTTCAGGTGATTCAACACATCGACGATGATAACAGTAGCTTAAGTTATAACTATGTTCTTCCTATTTTCGAAGCTTCCAACGGACAGATTTGGATTGGAACTATGGGTGGTGGTTTGAATATCTATGAACCAAAAAAATCTGATATTCAACATATTACTTTTAGCAAGCTCTCCACTAATGACGGTTTACCGAGTAATGTTATCAAATCTATTTTAGAAGATGATTATGGTAATCTATGGGTAGCGAGTAATAAAGGGTTAAGTAAAATAAACTTAGAAAACAGAAGCATTAAAAACTTCGATGTTACAGACGGTTTGCAAGATGATGAATTTGGTGAATTATCTGCCTTTAAACTAAACAATGGAGAACTGCTTTTTGGTGGGGTGAATGGTATTAATATCTTCAAACCTCATGAAATTATAGATGACAATACAATTGCCAATGTGATCTTTACACAATTGAAGGTACTCAATAAAGAGATCCATACTTACGATGAGTTTGACGGGAACCTGATCCTTAAAGCGGCATTACAAAACACTAAAGCCATTGAGCTTCACCACGATCAGAATAGTTTTTCGGTAAAATTTGCATCCTTACATTATGGAGCTTCAGAAAACAATCATTACAAGTACAAATTGGTTGGTTTTGACGACAATTGGATTGTAGCAGATGTAGAGCAAAGAGAAGCAAAATATACCAACCTTTCTCCAGGAGAATATACTTTGCTAGTAAAAGCATCGAATGCGGACAATATCTGGAATCCTAACCCTATAGAGCTGAAAGTAACTGTACTTCCTCCTTGGTGGATGAGCTGGTGGGCAAAAATTATCTACTTCGGTATCCTAGTTGCAGCGATTTTCTTCTTCTCTCGTTACTCAATTATTACAGCGAGAAAAAAGAGTCAACTAGAAATGGAGAAGTTTGAGAGAGAAAAACTAGAAGACTTAAGTCAGTTGAAACTTCAGTTTTTTACCAACATCTCTCATGAGTTAAGAACTCCCCTAACATTGATCCACACTCCTATTGAGCAGCTTATCAAAAAAGGAAGTTTGCTCTCTGCGAGTGAGAGAGAAAAGAGCTATCAGTTAATTTTTAAGAATGTAGAACACTTGATGCGCTTAGTCAATCAATTGTTAGACTTTAGAAAAGTAGAACAAGGACAGATGAAGTTACAGTTGTCGAGAGGAAACTGGTCTACCTTTATCGAACAAGTATATTATTCTTTTAAAGAATTTGCTGAACATGAAAATATCGCTTTCGTTATTGAAAGACCAGAAAACGATATTCATGGATTTATGGATCATGATAAGTTGGAAAAGATCTTATATAACTTATTATCCAATGCATTTAAATTCACATATAATGGTGAAATTAAATTATCCATCACTCAAAAAGACAATAAAGCCGTTATTCAATTAAAGGATACTGGTATTGGTATTTCAGCAGAAAAATTAGATTATCTATTCAATCGCTTTTACCAAGTTTCTAACCTTAAAACAGCAAAAAATAGAGGTACAGGTATTGGATTGGCCTTTACAAAAAGTCTTGTGGATCTTCATCATGGTACTATTAATGTGGAAAGCACTGTGAATATTGGCACCACTTTCACTTTAGAATTCCCATTGGAAAGAGATGCATTTTCTCCTGAAGAAATTGTTGATCTTGCCCCTGTTGCTACCAATGAAGAAGAGCAAAACGCTCAGGAAGAAGATGAATTGGATGTATCGGCAAAACAAAAAATCTTGGTTATTGATGACAACCACTCCATTAGAGATCTATTAAAAGGATTACTGGAAGATGACTATGAAGTCTATACTGCCGAAGATGGCCAAAAAGGTTTACAAAAAGCCAAAGAAGTGATGCCTAATTTGGTCCTTTCTGATATCATGATGCCTATTATGGATGGTTATGAGCTAACAAAAAGCATTAGAGATGATGACCAATTATGTCATTTACCTATCATTTTACTAACAGCGAAAAACTCGGAAGATAGTAAATTGAAAGGGTATGAATATGGAGTAGACGCTTACGTCACAAAACCATTTAACTCTGACGTTCTTTTAGCAAGAATCCATGCTTTGATAGAAAACAGAAAGAATCAACAGAAAAAATTCAGAACTAAAGTAGATGTCACTCCTAGTGAAATCACTTTTACCTCTATTGATGAGAAGTTCTTAAAGAAACTTGTAAGTATTGTCGAAGAAAATATCTCGGATTCAGAATTCACAGTAGATAAGTTAGCGACAGAGTATGGTGCTACACCAATTCGCCTAAATCAGAAGCTAAAAGCATTAACTGGGCAAACAGCAAAAGGGTTTATTAGAAATATCCGATTGAAAAGAGCCGCTCAGATGTTAAAATTAGGACGATACAGCGTCAGTGATGTCACTTATGAAGTGGGATTCAATGATTTAAAATACTTTAGAAATTGCTTCAAGAAAGAATTTGGCATCCCTCCTTCAACGTATTTGAAAGAAGCAAGTGAGGAAAATAATTCTATTTCTATGGAAAATATTGAATTGCAAGACTAA